The Microbacterium luteum genome includes a region encoding these proteins:
- a CDS encoding BlaI/MecI/CopY family transcriptional regulator has protein sequence MTGARTREWGELERELLRLLRGQEEPLSARQLQELFSGPVPAYTTLMTALTRLERKGQVLRIEQSPRKVRFSVPRPDGKDACASMISTLDQAEDRKAALLAFAGNLDAQDIALLRSVFPDTGRPR, from the coding sequence ATGACGGGTGCACGGACCAGGGAGTGGGGCGAGCTCGAGCGTGAGCTGCTGCGGCTGCTGCGGGGGCAGGAGGAACCTCTTAGTGCTCGCCAGTTGCAGGAGTTGTTCTCGGGGCCTGTGCCTGCGTACACGACGTTGATGACCGCACTGACCCGGCTGGAGCGCAAGGGTCAAGTGCTGCGCATCGAGCAGTCGCCTAGGAAGGTGCGTTTTTCGGTACCGCGACCGGATGGCAAGGACGCGTGCGCGTCGATGATCTCCACCCTCGACCAGGCGGAGGATCGGAAGGCAGCGTTGCTGGCATTCGCGGGCAACCTGGACGCGCAGGACATCGCGCTGTTGCGGTCGGTGTTCCCTGACACGGGCCGTCCGCGGTGA
- a CDS encoding M48 family metalloprotease, whose translation MAACAGAAVLTAVLSPLVLTVGRWQLLHPRAALTAWFVAFFLGLSLAAAAVMGSVVAAVTVSEVASHGQAVLVTASGWLGLGAFGAVIAFVATSAAASTGVGQSSQVAAAVARSREERDGFTLVRFRGDQLIACAVPGKHPEILLSTAMEETLTVSQLQAVLAHEYAHLRQRHGWAVRIAQINALCLSRVRPGRALQRATVLLIELAADDAAARQAGAAHLANALTVLANAAGDESMHLRAVRLTARRWPSAARRRLPQAIRILPT comes from the coding sequence GTGGCAGCGTGCGCGGGCGCCGCGGTGCTGACGGCGGTGTTGAGCCCGCTGGTGCTGACGGTGGGACGGTGGCAGTTGCTGCACCCGCGGGCGGCGCTGACCGCGTGGTTCGTAGCATTCTTCCTCGGGCTGAGTCTGGCCGCCGCCGCAGTGATGGGCAGTGTCGTGGCGGCCGTGACCGTCTCGGAGGTGGCCTCGCACGGTCAGGCTGTGCTGGTGACGGCGAGCGGGTGGCTGGGCCTGGGGGCTTTCGGGGCGGTGATCGCGTTCGTGGCCACGTCGGCTGCGGCATCGACCGGCGTCGGACAGTCAAGTCAGGTGGCGGCGGCGGTGGCCCGATCGCGGGAGGAGCGGGACGGGTTCACCCTGGTACGGTTCCGCGGCGACCAGCTCATCGCGTGCGCTGTCCCCGGGAAGCACCCGGAGATTCTCCTCTCCACGGCGATGGAGGAGACGCTCACGGTATCGCAGCTGCAGGCGGTCCTCGCGCATGAGTACGCGCATCTGCGGCAACGGCACGGGTGGGCGGTCCGGATCGCGCAGATCAATGCGTTGTGCCTGTCCCGCGTCCGGCCGGGGCGCGCACTGCAGCGAGCGACCGTGCTGCTGATCGAGTTGGCCGCGGATGACGCGGCCGCCCGGCAGGCCGGCGCTGCTCATCTTGCCAACGCGCTGACCGTCCTCGCGAACGCGGCCGGTGATGAGAGTATGCACCTGCGTGCCGTCCGCCTCACTGCTCGCCGCTGGCCGTCCGCGGCGCGTCGGCGGTTGCCGCAGGCGATTCGGATCCTCCCCACGTGA
- a CDS encoding cytochrome c oxidase assembly protein yields the protein MTVAPPPVPGVAPVSDPPVRRLGRWPLVLLTVFVVMLSVAPAVVTTILAGEAPYDRIFVSFPGLDVAISTAAGQGVADLSSTVTVGAVLWILFFRNVRGRDASRMAGSVELTVLQVASAAWATSAGAMIVLEMLDSSGIPFSRLGEPGAMSFLYDASAFPRAWTVAFVAAMVTFGASMFTERWTGLLIPLWASVFGVLAPVAVGQILVGPNHDFGSDAGIYQTLLTSAAFGLLLVGAARVLTGRLIDPLILWRLGKTLAVLLPVIVASDLLLAWFKLAGTGLLESVTGWQILIRGLFLLGVVSITATGWVWGRRGRLTAHRITGLLVVTTVMIGGWLGVTTAMTRIPPPQYFAPTSISQVFLGFEVLDPPTALVLFTQWRPNILFLVAAIAAVTVYLWAVRRVRLRGDAWPAGRTAAWVAGWAVVVFVTSSGFGKYSAPDFGVHMIVHMSLNMAAPILLVLGGVITLLLRATRSDPARPVGMHDWITWVLHWPVLRFVFNPLIVFILFVGSYYGLYFTGIFGEFMRFHWAHQLMNVHFLIAGYLFYALVIGVDRPPRPLPHIGKLGFVLAAMPFHAFFGVILMTGNMLIAEDFYRYFGLPWSDLPAAQYFAGGVAWAGGEIPLLLVIIALGIQWSRQDAKDARRKDRHLDTGRDDEFDQYNRMLEQLAARGVARPAPRTVEENDT from the coding sequence GTGACCGTCGCACCTCCGCCCGTACCCGGCGTCGCACCGGTGTCCGACCCCCCGGTCAGACGCCTCGGCCGGTGGCCGCTGGTCCTGCTCACCGTCTTCGTGGTGATGTTGTCGGTGGCGCCGGCGGTGGTGACCACGATCCTCGCCGGTGAGGCTCCGTACGACCGGATCTTCGTCAGCTTCCCGGGTCTGGATGTGGCGATCTCCACCGCGGCCGGGCAGGGGGTCGCGGACCTGTCCTCGACCGTCACGGTCGGTGCGGTGTTGTGGATTCTGTTCTTCCGCAACGTGCGCGGGCGGGATGCGTCCCGGATGGCCGGGTCGGTCGAGCTGACGGTGCTGCAGGTCGCGTCGGCGGCGTGGGCAACATCGGCCGGCGCGATGATCGTCTTGGAGATGCTGGACAGCAGCGGCATCCCGTTCTCCCGACTCGGCGAGCCGGGGGCGATGTCGTTCCTGTATGACGCGAGCGCGTTCCCGCGAGCGTGGACGGTCGCGTTCGTCGCGGCGATGGTGACGTTCGGGGCGAGCATGTTCACCGAACGGTGGACGGGGCTACTGATCCCGTTGTGGGCGTCCGTGTTCGGGGTGCTCGCACCGGTGGCGGTCGGACAGATCCTGGTCGGCCCGAACCACGACTTCGGCAGCGACGCGGGCATCTACCAGACGCTGCTGACCAGTGCGGCGTTCGGGCTGCTGCTGGTCGGCGCGGCCCGGGTCCTGACCGGTCGGCTCATCGACCCGTTGATTCTGTGGCGGCTAGGAAAGACACTGGCGGTGCTGCTGCCGGTCATCGTGGCCAGCGACCTGCTGCTGGCGTGGTTCAAGCTCGCCGGAACCGGGCTGCTAGAGTCGGTCACCGGCTGGCAGATCCTTATTCGGGGTCTCTTCCTGCTGGGCGTGGTGTCCATCACCGCGACCGGATGGGTGTGGGGGCGGCGCGGACGGTTGACCGCGCACCGGATCACCGGGCTGCTAGTGGTAACGACGGTCATGATCGGCGGATGGCTCGGTGTGACCACTGCGATGACCCGGATCCCGCCGCCGCAGTATTTCGCGCCGACGAGCATCTCGCAGGTGTTCCTCGGGTTCGAGGTCCTCGACCCGCCGACAGCGCTGGTGCTGTTCACGCAGTGGCGGCCGAACATCCTGTTCCTCGTCGCCGCGATCGCCGCGGTGACGGTGTACCTGTGGGCGGTGCGGCGTGTGCGGCTACGTGGCGACGCATGGCCGGCGGGGCGGACGGCCGCCTGGGTCGCCGGGTGGGCGGTGGTGGTCTTCGTTACCAGCTCGGGGTTCGGGAAGTACTCCGCCCCGGACTTCGGGGTGCACATGATCGTGCACATGAGCCTGAACATGGCCGCCCCGATCCTGTTGGTCCTCGGCGGGGTGATCACGCTGCTGCTGCGCGCGACCCGCTCCGACCCCGCCCGGCCGGTGGGAATGCACGATTGGATCACGTGGGTGCTGCACTGGCCGGTGCTGCGGTTCGTGTTCAACCCGCTGATCGTGTTCATTCTGTTCGTCGGCTCCTACTACGGCCTGTACTTCACCGGCATCTTCGGGGAGTTCATGCGTTTCCATTGGGCGCATCAGCTGATGAACGTGCACTTCCTGATCGCCGGGTACCTGTTCTACGCGCTCGTGATCGGCGTCGACCGGCCACCGCGGCCACTGCCCCACATCGGCAAGCTCGGGTTCGTGCTCGCCGCGATGCCGTTCCACGCGTTCTTCGGGGTGATCCTGATGACCGGGAACATGCTGATCGCCGAGGACTTCTACCGCTATTTCGGGTTGCCCTGGTCGGACCTGCCCGCCGCGCAGTACTTCGCAGGCGGGGTCGCGTGGGCGGGGGGTGAGATCCCGCTGCTGCTGGTCATCATCGCCCTGGGCATCCAATGGTCCAGGCAGGATGCGAAGGACGCCCGCCGGAAGGATCGGCATCTGGACACCGGCCGCGACGACGAGTTCGACCAGTACAACCGGATGCTCGAGCAGCTGGCCGCGCGCGGTGTCGCGCGGCCAGCGCCCCGAACCGTGGAGGAGAACGACACATGA
- a CDS encoding heavy-metal-associated domain-containing protein, producing MGIDESEFVVNGMTCAHCEQALRTALSEVPGVVRVEADATSGRVRLQQTGPVAHAAVESAVTEAGYSVLSWATDRL from the coding sequence ATGGGTATAGATGAGTCCGAGTTCGTGGTGAACGGGATGACCTGCGCGCACTGCGAGCAGGCGCTGCGGACGGCACTGAGCGAGGTGCCGGGGGTCGTCCGGGTGGAAGCGGATGCCACGTCCGGCCGGGTCCGGCTGCAGCAGACGGGCCCGGTGGCACACGCCGCCGTCGAATCGGCGGTCACGGAGGCCGGCTACTCGGTGCTCTCATGGGCGACCGACCGGTTGTGA
- a CDS encoding IS256 family transposase: protein MIDPVTGAIIDEQQLAEQLLKQAKEQGVDLVGPDGLLNGLTKRVLETALEAEMTEHLGYEKHGNGVTDNARNGTRSKTVLTEVGAVQIDVPRDRDGSFEPKIVKKRQRRLTGVDEIVLSLTARGLTTGEVAAHFTDVYGASVSKDTISRITDKVIDEMTEWANRPLDRVYPVVFIDALVVKVRDGQVRNKPFYLAVGVTVNGERDILGIWAGDGGEGAKFWLGVLTEIKNRGAEDVCIVVCDGLKGLPESINTAWPLATVQTCIIHLIRNTFRFASRHYWEEMGKDLRPVYTAPTEAAAAERFREFDTKWGQQYPAISKLWQNAWAEFVPFLDWVVEIRRIICSTNAIESLNARYRRAVRARGHFPNDAAALKCLYLVTRSLDPTGRGRARWATRWKPALNAFAIAFEGRIN from the coding sequence ATGATCGATCCTGTGACGGGAGCGATCATCGACGAGCAGCAGCTCGCGGAGCAGCTGTTGAAGCAGGCGAAGGAACAGGGAGTCGACCTCGTCGGCCCCGACGGGTTGTTGAACGGGCTGACCAAACGGGTGCTGGAGACCGCGCTCGAGGCGGAGATGACCGAGCACCTCGGATACGAGAAGCACGGCAACGGCGTCACCGACAATGCCCGCAACGGCACGAGATCGAAGACGGTGCTCACCGAAGTCGGCGCGGTGCAGATCGACGTGCCCAGGGATCGGGACGGGTCATTCGAACCGAAGATCGTGAAGAAGCGACAGCGGCGGCTGACCGGGGTCGACGAGATCGTGTTGTCGTTGACCGCGCGCGGGCTGACGACCGGGGAGGTCGCCGCGCACTTCACCGACGTCTACGGCGCCTCCGTGTCGAAGGACACGATCTCGAGGATCACGGACAAGGTGATCGACGAGATGACCGAGTGGGCGAACCGGCCGCTGGATCGCGTCTACCCGGTGGTGTTCATCGACGCGCTGGTCGTGAAGGTCCGAGACGGGCAGGTGCGCAACAAACCGTTCTATCTCGCCGTGGGCGTCACCGTGAACGGCGAGAGGGACATCCTCGGGATCTGGGCCGGCGACGGCGGCGAGGGCGCGAAGTTCTGGCTCGGCGTACTCACCGAGATCAAGAACCGCGGCGCCGAGGACGTGTGCATCGTCGTCTGCGACGGGCTCAAGGGGTTGCCGGAATCGATCAACACGGCCTGGCCGCTCGCGACGGTGCAGACCTGCATCATCCACCTGATCCGGAACACGTTCCGGTTCGCGTCCCGGCACTACTGGGAAGAGATGGGCAAAGACCTCCGCCCCGTGTACACCGCCCCGACCGAGGCCGCCGCGGCGGAACGGTTCCGCGAGTTCGACACGAAGTGGGGGCAGCAGTACCCGGCGATCAGCAAACTGTGGCAGAACGCGTGGGCCGAGTTCGTGCCGTTCCTGGACTGGGTCGTCGAGATCCGCCGCATCATCTGCTCGACGAACGCGATCGAGTCGCTCAACGCGAGATACCGGCGCGCGGTGCGCGCCCGCGGGCACTTCCCGAACGATGCCGCCGCAC